From a region of the Mobula birostris isolate sMobBir1 chromosome 28, sMobBir1.hap1, whole genome shotgun sequence genome:
- the LOC140189063 gene encoding histone H1-like yields the protein MTETAPAETAPPAAPAAAKKTPKKKAAGRSKPAGPKLGEQIDKIVADCRDRKGMSAVAIMKALTSSGVDVGKRRAQIRMCIRKRVESGSLVQTKGAGLSGSFKSGQGKSAVKAVKKANKPSVKKSAIKKSPSKKSGAKNPAAKKAAAKKPAAKKAAAKKPAAKKTAAKKPAAKKAAAKKPAASKPKSPKKLAAPKKKAAKKTAVKK from the coding sequence ATGACCGAGACAGCACCCGCCGAAACGGCTCCTCCAGCCGCACCCGCCGCCGCAAAGAAGACTCCCAAGAAGAAGGCGGCCGGCCGGAGCAAACCAGCCGGTCCCAAGCTGGGCGAACAAATCGATAAGATTGTGGCGGATTGTCGCGATCGGAAGGGAATGTCCGCTGTGGCCATCATGAAGGCTCTGACCAGCAGCGGTGTCGATGTGGGGAAACGTCGCGCCCAGATCAGGATGTGCATCAGGAAGAGAGTGGAAAGCGGCTCCTTGGTTCAGACCAAGGGCgcgggtctttcgggatcctttaAATCCGGTCAAGGAAAAAGTGCCGTGAAAGCGGTGAAGAAAGCGAACAAACCATCGGTAAAGAAATCTGCCATCAAGAAATCTCCAAGCAAGAAGTCTGGCGCCAAGAACCCAGCGGCTAAGAAAGCGGCAGCTAAGAAACCAGCGGCTAAAAAAGCGGCAGCTAAGAAACCAGCGGCTAAAAAAACGGCAGCTAAGAAACCAGCGGCTAAAAAAGCGGCAGCTAAGAAACCAGCGGCGTCGAAGCCAAAGAGCCCCAAGAAACTCGCAGCCCCGAAGAAGAAGGCGGCCAAGAAGACAGCAGTCAAAAAGTGA
- the LOC140189061 gene encoding histone H2B-like, with protein sequence MPDPAKPAPKKGAKKALSKPASKTGKKRKRSRKESYSIYIYKVMKQVHPDTGISSKAMSIMNSFVNDIFERIGGEASRLAHYNKRSTITSREIQTAVRLLLPGELAKHAVSEGTKAVTKYTSSK encoded by the coding sequence ATGCCGGATCCAGCGAAACCCGCTCCCAAGAAGGGCGCCAAGAAAGCTTTGTCCAAACCAGCGAGCAAGACTGGCAAGAAGCGCAAGAGGTCGAGGAAGGAGAGTTACTCCATCTACATCTACAAAGTGATGAAGCAGGTTCACCCCGATACTGGCATCTCCTCCAAGGCCATGAGCATCATGAACTCATTCGTCAACGACATCTTCGAGCGCATCGGGGGCGAGGCTTCACGCCTGGCCCATTACAACAAGCGGTCAACCATCACCTCACGGGAGATCCAGACCGCCGTGCGCCTGCTGCTGCCCGGGGAGCTGGCCAAGCACGCCGTTTCCGAAGGGACAAAGGCGGTGACCAAGTACACCAGCTCCAAGTAA
- the LOC140189092 gene encoding histone H4: MSGRGKGGKGLGKGGAKRHRKVLRDNIQGITKPAIRRLARRGGVKRISGLIYEETRGVLKVFLENVIRDAVTYTEHAKRKTVTAMDVVYALKRQGRTLYGFGG, from the coding sequence ATgtctggcagagggaaaggaggcaaAGGACTGGGCAAAGGCGGAGCCAAGCGGCACCGTAAAGTGCTCCGTGATAACATCCAGGGCATCACCAAACCGGCCATCCGCCGTCTGGCTCGCCGTGGCGGCGTCAAGCGGATCTCGGGTCTGATCTACGAGGAGACCCGCGGGGTGCTGAAGGTTTTCCTGGAGAATGTGATCCGGGATGCGGTCACCTACACTGAACACGCCAAGCGCAAGACGGTCACTGCCATGGATGTGGTGTACGCTCTGAAACGCCAGGGCCGCACTCTCTATGGCTTCGGCGGCTGA
- the LOC140188959 gene encoding histone H3, whose amino-acid sequence MARTKQTARKSTGGKAPRKQLATKAARKSAPATGGVKKPHRYRPGTVALREIRRYQKSTELLIRKLPFQRLVREIAQDFKTDLRFQSSAVMALQEASEAYLVGLFEDTNLCAIHAKRVTIMPKDIQLARRIRGERA is encoded by the coding sequence ATGGCCCGCACCAAGCAGACAGCGCGTAAATCGACCGGAGGGAAAGCTCCTCGCAAACAGTTGGCGACTAAAGCGGCGCGGAAGAGCGCTCCAGCCACCGGCGGAGTGAAGAAGCCTCATCGCTACCGGCCTGGCACCGTGGCTCTGCGGGAGATCCGGCGCTACCAGAAATCCACCGAGCTGCTCATCCGCAAACTTCCCTTCCAGCGCCTGGTGCGGGAGATCGCTCAGGACTTCAAAACCGATCTGCGGTTCCAGAGCTCGGCCGTCATGGCCCTACAGGAGGCCAGCGAGGCTTACCTGGTCGGGCTGTTTGAGGACACTAACCTGTGCGCCATCCACGCCAAGCGAGTCACCATCATGCCCAAGGACATCCAGTTGGCCCGCCGCATCCGCGGGGAGCGCGCCTGA